The following proteins are co-located in the Gossypium hirsutum isolate 1008001.06 chromosome A02, Gossypium_hirsutum_v2.1, whole genome shotgun sequence genome:
- the LOC121215133 gene encoding protein NPGR2, translating to MAVKDWINKRGFHIRGGFQKMMRCIWSGQQLRVDDTNASSESLATRDYSVSGYSSRAGEMVETKADSSNIEEAESSLRESGYLNYEEARALLGRLEYQKGNIEGALHVFEGIDVSAVTSKMKATLSRRCEQNRRRSESEAAPAMSMHAISLLLEAIFLKAKSLQHLGRFGEAAQSCKIILETVESALPDGLPDNFSTDCKLQEILNKAVELLPELWKLAGDPQEAILSYRRALLYYWNLDTGTKAKLEKEFAVMLLYSGAEASPLTLRAQMEGSFVPRNNVEEAILLLLILLRKFLLKRIGWDPSILDHLAFALSVSGELRALARQVEELQPEIMERKEQYRTLALCYYGEGEEIIALNLLRNLLNSRDNPDCVLELLLASKICGENMNYIEEGTNWARKALVGLNGECWQMVSKANCLLGVLLSAQSRMVSSDSQRNLQQSETIEVLETAEKLMKESDPYIVFHICLENAEQRKLDVALHYAKQLLKLEAGSNVKGYVLLARILSAQKRFVDAETVINAALNQTGKWDQGELLRTKAKLQIAQGQLKNAVETYTHLLAILQVQHKSSGSGKKLLKTKGKWDRGLEMETWHDLANVYISLSQWRDAEVCLSKSKAISPFSATRWYSTGLLNEARGLHQEALRSYKKALDINPTHVPSLISTACILRQLGGQSMPIVRSFLMDALRLDRTNPAAWYNLGLLYKADVSASALEAAECFEAAAFLEESAPIEPFR from the exons ATGGCGGTTAAGGATTGGATAAACAAGCGAGGATTCCATATTCGAGGGGGGTTTCAGAAAATGATGAGGTGTATATGGTCAGGACAGCAATTAAGAGTTGATGATACTAATGCTTCTTCCGAGTCGCTAGCGACTCGGGACTATTCGGTGAGTGGTTACTCGTCTCGAGCAGGCGAGATGGTGGAGACTAAGGCTGATAGTAGTAATATCGAAGAAGCTGAGTCATCGCTTCGCGAGAGTGGTTATCTGAACTATGAG GAAGCAAGGGCATTATTAGGGAGGCTCGAGTATCAAAAGGGAAATATAGAAGGTGCACTTCATGTATTTGAAGGAATAGACGTTTCTGCAGTGACTTCAAAGATGAAAGCTACCCTTTCTAGAAGATGTGAACAAAACCGACGCCGCTCGGAAAGTGAAGCTGCTCCTGCCATGTCTATGCACGCCATTAGCTTACTTCTCGAAGCTATTTTCTTGAAAGCAAAATCATTGCAGCACCTCGGAAGGTTTGGAG AGGCCGCTCAATCGTGCAAGATTATTTTGGAGACTGTCGAATCTGCGTTGCCTGATGGCCTGCCGGACAACTTCTCTACGGATTGTAAATTGCAGGAAATTTTGAACAAAGCTGTGGAATTGCTTCCGGAGCTATGGAAACTTGCCGGAGATCCCCAAGAAGCCATATTGTCGTACCGGCGGGCTCTCCTCTATTACTGGAATCTTGATACCGGAACCAAAGCGAAACTCGAAAAAGAATTTGCAGTGATGCTTTTATATAGCGGTGCCGAAGCAAGCCCTCTAACCCTCCGTGCGCAGATGGAAGGCTCATTTGTGCCAAGGAACAATGTTGAAGAGgccattcttttattattaattctacTTAGAAAGTTTCTTCTCAAAAGGATCGGATGGGATCCGTCGATATTGGATCATCTTGCTTTTGCGTTATCTGTTTCGGGGGAACTAAGAGCCTTAGCTCGTCAGGTTGAAGAATTGCAGCCCGAGATCATGGAAAGAAAAGAACAATATCGTACGTTGGCTCTCTGCTATTATGGGGAAGGTGAGGAGATAATTGCTTTGAATCTTTTGCGGAATCTTTTGAATAGCCGAGACAATCCGGACTGTGTCCTGGAATTGTTGCTAGCCTCGAAAATTTGTGGGGAGAATATGAATTATATCGAGGAAGGGACAAATTGGGCACGGAAAGCTCTTGTCGGATTGAATGGTGAGTGTTGGCAGATGGTGAGCAAAGCAAACTGCTTACTGGGAGTTCTATTATCAGCTCAGTCAAGGATGGTTTCTTCCGATTCTCAGAGAAATTTGCAGCAGTCCGAAACAATTGAGGTACTCGAAACCGCAGAAAAGCTGATGAAAGAAAGTGACCCATACATCGTATTCCATATTTGCCTAGAAAATGCCGAGCAGAGGAAGTTGGATGTTGCACTTCACTATGCAAAGCAGCTCTTGAAACTCGAAGCAGGGTCTAATGTTAAGGGATATGTCCTTTTGGCTCGGATATTGTCAGCTCAAAAACGGTTTGTTGATGCGGAGACGGTAATTAACGCTGCTCTTAACCAAACCGGGAAGTGGGACCAAGGAGAATTGTTGAGAACCAAGGCTAAACTTCAGATTGCACAAGGGCAGTTAAAAAATGCAGTTGAGACATATACTCATCTTCTTGCCATTCTCCAAGTTCAGCATAAAAGCTCGGGATCCGGGAAGAAACTTCTAAAG ACTAAGGGGAAGTGGGATCGAGGCTTGGAAATGGAAACATGGCACGATCTAGCTAACGTGTACATAAGCTTGTCGCAGTGGCGGGATGCCGAGGTCTGTCTCTCCAAATCCAAGGCTATCAGTCCTTTCTCCGCTACTAGATGGTACTCTACAG GTTTATTGAACGAAGCGAGAGGGCTTCATCAGGAAGCACTGAGATCATACAAGAAAGCATTAGATATAAATCCCACACATGTTCCAAGTTTGATATCCACTGCTTGCATTCTCAGACAACTTGGTGGTCAATCAATGCCTATTGTTAGAAGTTTTCTAATGGATGCCCTTCGACTCGATCGAACCAACCCGGCAGCCTGGTACAATCTCGGGTTGCTTTATAAAGCCGATGTTAGTGCGTCAGCCCTAGAGGCTGCTGAATGTTTCGAGGCTGCTGCATTTCTTGAAGAATCTGCACCAATTGAACCCTTTAGATAA
- the LOC107942212 gene encoding multiple organellar RNA editing factor 2, chloroplastic, giving the protein MAQTLTRAATSTLTRHLSLSLILPKRLLSSKSITHPPPIPSLRFSRRPLTPLSHAVRCLPLAPTRFTSIRCRVNRSGNSAYSPLNSGSNFSDRPPTEMAPLFPGCDYEHWLIVMDKPGGEGATKQEMIDCYIKTLAKVVGSEEEAKKKIYNVSCERYFGFGCEIDEETSNKLEGLPGVLFVLPDSYVDPEYKDYGAELFVNGEIVQRSPERQRRVEPPPQRAQDRPRYNDRTRYVRRRENMR; this is encoded by the exons ATGGCACAAACCCTTACCCGTGCGGCCACATCCACCCTCACGCGCCACCTTTCTCTCTCCTTAATCCTCCCCAAGCGCCTCCTTTCCTCCAAATCCATCACCCATCCTCCTCCCATCCCTTCCCTCCGCTTCTCCCGCCGCCCTCTTACCCCTCTTTCCCACGCCGTCCGATGTCTCCCTCTCGCTCCCACGCGCTTCACTTCCATCCGTTGCCGCGTCAACCGCTCCGGGAACTCCGCTTACTCTCCGCTCAACTCCGGGTCGAACTTCAGCGACCGGCCGCCGACTGAAATGGCCCCGCTGTTTCCGGGTTGTGATTATGAGCATTGGCTTATCGTTATGGATAAGCCCGGTGGAGAAGGAGCTACTAAGCAGGAAATGATCGATTGCTATATCAAAACCCTTGCTAAAGTCGTCGGCAg CGAGGAAGAAGCTAAGAAGAAGATCTACAACGTTTCGTGTGAGAGGTACTTTGGATTCGGATGCGAGATCGACGAGGAGACCTCAAATAAGCTAGAAG GATTGCCTGGCGTTCTCTTCGTGCTCCCAGATTCTTATGTCGATCCCGAGTACAAGGACTATGGTG CTGAATTGTTTGTTAATGGGGAGATTGTTCAACGATCACCAGAAAGACAAAGGAGGGTGGAACCACCACCGCAAAGGGCCCAAGACAGACCAAGGTACAACGATCGGACCCGTTATGTTCGTCGCAGAGAGAACATGAGGTGA
- the LOC107942210 gene encoding 50S ribosomal protein L28, chloroplastic yields the protein MATLATVGSSSVLRFNKTEPLKTNPSSPFLGFVTSQLSGIKISCNLPVVVAPLKPISSPFTPALQPVARRICPFTGKKANKANKVSFSNHKTKKLQFVNLQYKKVWWEAGKRYVKLRLSTKALKTIEKNGLDAVAKKAGIDLRKE from the exons ATGGCGACGTTGGCTACTGTGGGAAGTAGTTCAGTTCTTCGGTTCAACAAAACAGAGCCTCTGAAGACGAACCCATCTTCACCATTTCTTGGTTTCGTTACTTCCCAACTCAGCGGCATCAAAATCTCTTGCAACCTCCCTGTCGTGGTGGCGCCTTTAAAACCCATATCTTCCCCTTTCACTCCTGCTCTCCAGCCTGTTGCTC GTAGGATATGCCCTTTCACCGGCAAGAAAGCGAACAAAGCCAACAAAGTTTCGTTCTCAAATCACAAGACGAAGAAATTACAGTTTGTCAACCTCCAATACAAGAAGGTTTGGTGGGAAGCCGGTAAACGCTATGTAAAATTGCGTTTATCGACCAAGGCGTTGAAGACCATCGAGAAGAACGGATTGGATGCCGTTGCTAAGAAGGCTGGGATAGATCTTCGCAAGGAATGA